A region of Gadus morhua chromosome 18, gadMor3.0, whole genome shotgun sequence DNA encodes the following proteins:
- the LOC115531714 gene encoding LOW QUALITY PROTEIN: uncharacterized protein LOC115531714 (The sequence of the model RefSeq protein was modified relative to this genomic sequence to represent the inferred CDS: deleted 1 base in 1 codon) has product MKPITHTLEPLKNTAKKQQTGSTYLSVPSALSVTLRPRFLFQFQKPQEHYPPFRFGTVPNGSTERNIRSNYPDMHTHMIKYNQKGVEEALDSLKTGKLEAFIYDAAVLNYMAGKDEGCKLVTIGSGKVFATTGYGIALQKDSRWKRPIDLALLQFLGDGDTQRLETVWLSGICQNEKNEVMSSKLDIDNMAGVFYMLLVAMGLSLLVFAWEHLLYWKLRHSLHKSHKLDFMLGISRGIYSCCNGVEDPGHSPGLANPDLTSSYAQANVLKMLRTAKDLVSTANVEGSLDNATRTIEHWSRHGGPLPPPSLRSMHMVGDAGVPGGFAYVTESRCAPPPPQHRPLSPPSRTAASLKQQRPTPLRYTLPARSASCLYDGPLPVSSLSSPHLGPPPSHHQPYPYQTTGRLPHQQYPYQTTGRLYVDDHPRSPFVPYAELQLPDIYPSHPAPPPDPPPDPPPPHASFSRRKRRSKSFQCEELGEDHRGRLRDPEQRGGKPPVYLSELRANHLLDNHLSAPSVDCLYPGALFRPEVENYGSWPPEEFVLRGRRRPRRPSFLKATWGGERTRPHDEAPSSLSPSASGRSALPDLFPCGPPPKAYSPAPPPPPPPPPLRNSACLPRNQTYLHIRQDQRRHGGRKAQRLRYSQSTHLPTYGEAVRHAGGLGLGMVRRATSLLSRQYSHYLNSYPGPPLYHGALDLGPHAPPAPGGQPSPEQVCRMLACGGGRCGGPQPLMYQDSLYGAYGAYRLCQGSQTGLEAGLPGLAPEGSPCGQRPWRRVSSLESEV; this is encoded by the exons ATGaaacccatcacacacacccttgaACCCTTAAAAAATACTGCAAAGAAACAGCAAACAGGCTCGACCTACCTTTCTGTGCCGTCGGCTCTATCTGTCACCCTCCGACCCCGTTTCCTCTTTCAGTTTCAGAAGCCCCAAGAGCACTACCCCCCGTTCCGCTTCGGGACCGTCCCGAACGGCAGCACCGAGAGGAACATCCGCAGCAACTACCcggacatgcacacgcacatgatCAAGTACAACCAGAAGGGCGTGGAGGAGGCCCTCGACAGCCTGAAGACCGG gAAGCTGGAGGCGTTCATCTACGACGCGGCGGTGCTCAACTACATGGCGGGGAAGGACGAGGGCTGCAAGCTGGTGACCATCGGCAGCGGGAAGGTGTTTGCCACCACGGGCTACGGCATCGCCCTGCAGAAGGACTCCCGCTGGAAGAGGCCCATTGACCTGGCCCTGCTGCAGTTCCTGGGAGACG GGGACACCCAGCGCCTGGAGACGGTGTGGCTGTCGGGCATCTGCCAGAACGAGAAGAACGAGGTGATGAGCAGCAAGCTGGACATCGACAACATGGCGGGGGTGTTCTACATGCTGCTGGTGGCCATGGGCCTCAGCCTGCTGGTCTTTGCCTGGGAGCACCTGCTCTACTGGAAGCTACGCCACTCCCTGCACAAGTCCCACAAACTGGACTTCATGCTGGGCATCAGTAGG GGCATCTACAGCTGCTGCAACGGGGTGGAGGACCCGGGCCACTCCCCGGGCCTGGCCAACCCCGACCTCACCTCCAGCTACGCCCAGGCCAACGTGCTGAAGATGCTGCGCACCGCCAAAGACCTGGTGTCCACCGCCAACGTGGAGGGCTCCCTGGACAACGCCACCAGGACCATCGAGCACTGGAGCCGCCACGGGggcccgctgccgccgccgtcgcTCAGGTCCATGCACATGGTGGGGGACgcgggggtcccggggggcTTCGCCTACGTCACCGAGAGCCGCtgcgcccccccgccgccgcagcACCGCCCGCTCAGCCCGCCTAGCCGCACGGCCGCCTCGCTGAAGCAGCAGAGGCCCACGCCGCTGCGCTACACCCTGCCGGCGCGCTCCGCCTCCTGCCTCTACGACGGGCCGCTTCCTGTGTCCAGCCTGAGCAGCCCTCACCTGGGGCCGCCCCCGTCCCACCACCAGCCCTACCCCTACCAGACCACGGGCCGGCTGCCCCACCAGCAGTACCCCTACCAGACCACGGGCCGGCTGTACGTGGACGACCACCCCCGCTCGCCCTTCGTCCCCTACGCCGAGCTCCAGCTGCCCGACATCTACCCCTCCCACCCGGCGCCGCCCCCGGACCCGCCCCCGGACCCGCCCCCGCCCCACGCCAGCTTCTCCAGGAGGAAGAGGCGCTCCAAGAGCTTCCAGTGCGAGGAGCTGGGCGAGGACCACCGCGGGAGGCTGCGGGACCCGGAGCAGCGGGGGGGCAAGCCCCCCGTGTATCTGTCGGAGCTGAGGGCCAACCACCTGCTGGACAACCACCTGTCGGCGCCCAGCGTGGACTGCCTCTACCCGGGGGCGCTGTTCCGCCCCGAGGTGGAGAACTACGGCTCCTGGCCCCCGGAGGAGTTCGTGCTGCGGGGCCGGCGGCGGCCGCGCCGGCCCTCCTTCCTCAAGGCCACCTGGGGCGGCGAGCGGACCCGGCCGCACGACGAGGCgccctcgtctctctccccgtccGCGTCCGGCCGGTCCGCGCTGCCCGACCTGTTCCCctgcgggccccccccc aaggcctacagccccgcccccccgccgccgccgccgccgccgccgctgcggAACAGCGCGTGCCTGCCGCGCAACCAGACCTACCTCCACATCCGGCAGGACCAGCGGCGGCACGGCGGCCGCAAGGCCCAGAGGCTGCGCTACTCCCAGTCCACCCACCTGCCCACCTACGGGGAGGCGGTGAGGCACGCCGGGGGCCTGGGGCTGGGCATGGTGCGCCGCGCCACCAGCCTGCTCAGCAGACAGTACTCCCACTACCTGAACTCGTACCCGGGGCCGCCCCTCTACCACGGGGCCCTGGACCTGGGGCCCcacgcccccccggccccggggggccAGCCCAGCCCCGAGCAGGTGTGCCGGATGCTGGCGTGCGGCGGGGGCCGGTGCGGCGGCCCGCAGCCCCTGATGTACCAGGACAGCCTGTACGGGGCCTACGGCGCCTACAGACTGTGTCAGGGGTCCCAGACggggctggaggcggggctgcCGGGACTGGCCCCCGAGGGGAGCCCCTGTGGGCAGAGGCCCTGGAGGAGGGTGTCCAGCCTGGAGTCGGAGGTGTGA